One region of Ictalurus punctatus breed USDA103 chromosome 6, Coco_2.0, whole genome shotgun sequence genomic DNA includes:
- the dnajc15 gene encoding dnaJ homolog subfamily C member 15, whose amino-acid sequence MASTGGRIATDSDLLRYAEYTPRPKQRSETDIDKRVGSTLIAVGLGVAVAGLAGRYAFHLWKPLGQVITETAKKFPSSAFSTYYKGGFEQKMTKREASLVLGISPTSTKTKVREAHRRIMVLNHPDKGGSPYLAAKINEAKDLLESGHRS is encoded by the exons ATGGCGAGTACAGGCGGTCGTATAGCAACGGATAGTGACCTTCTGAGATATGCCGAATATACACCCAGACCTAAGCAAAGGAGTGAAACAGATATTGATAAACGCGTT GGCAGCACACTAATTGCAGTTGGACTTGGTGTTGCTGTAGCAGGATTAGCAG gtCGATATGCCTTCCACTTATGGAAACCTCTTGGTCAAGTTATCACAGAAACTGCCAAAAAGTTTCCCTCTTCA GCATTCTCGACGTATTACAAAGGTGGATTTGAGCAGAAGATGACTAAGCGGGAAGCCAGTCTCGTTCTAGGGATCAG TCCAACAAGCACCAAGACAAAGGTGCGAGAAGCCCATAGGAGGATCATGGTCCTAAATCATCCAGATAAAG GTGGATCTCCATATTTGGCAGCGAAGATCAATGAAGCAAAAGATCTGCTCGAGTCTGGCCATCGGAGTTAA